In Pseudorasbora parva isolate DD20220531a chromosome 9, ASM2467924v1, whole genome shotgun sequence, the following proteins share a genomic window:
- the LOC137088863 gene encoding zinc finger protein OZF-like, which produces MEFKEEPCKIKDEDTEEQIDLMEVYEDKQHHFTNEDGNIVSQTEKNLTQQSADKTGKKDAFTCTECGKRLKHKLNLKKHMRIHTGERPYACTQCGKSFIQKEHLKRHLQLHTGEKLFTCSQCGKSFSRQEDINVHMRIHTGERPYACTLCGKSFVQKGHLKRHLQVHTGEKLFNCTQCGKCFSRKEDLNVHMRIHTGEKPFTCTQCGKSFTQKSVLNYHLHSHSGVRSFCCDQCDKTFVLASSLKAHLKIHTGVKPHVCSFCGRGFSLLKHLQVHQIIHTGVRPHVCSDCGKTYTTSSALKSHRRIHTAEKPFQSFTQVSSLQTHTERRCLSDESTCETMAASVQ; this is translated from the exons ATGGAGTTTAAGGAAGAACCCTGCAAAATAAAAGATGAAGATACAGAAGAACAAATAG ACCTGATGGAAGTGTACGAAGACAAACAGCATCATTTCACAAATGAAGATGGAAACATCGTTTCACAGACTGAAAAGAATTTGACACAGCAAAGTGCTGACAAAACTGGTAAAAAAGATGCTTTTACCTGCACCGAGTGTGGAaagagattaaaacacaaattaaaccTAAAGAAACACATGAGAATTCATACTGGTGAGAGACCTTATGCAtgcactcagtgtggaaagagtttcattcAGAAAGAACACTTGAAAAGGCACCTACAgcttcacactggagaaaaactgTTCACTTGCagtcagtgtggaaagagtttcagtcgCCAAGAGGACATAAATGTACACATGAGAATTCATACTGGTGAGAGACCTTATGCATGCACtctgtgtggaaagagtttcgtTCAGAAAGGACACTTGAAAAGGCACCTAcaagttcacactggagaaaaacttTTCAATTGCACCCAGTGTGGAAAGTGTTTCAGTCGAAAAGAGGACTTAAATGtgcacatgagaattcacactggagaaaagccGTTCACAtgcactcagtgtggaaagagtttcactcagaAAAGCGTTCTCAACTATCATTTGCACTCTCACTCCGGAGTGAGATCATTTTGCTGTGATCAGTGtgataaaacatttgttttggCATCAAGCTTAAAAGCACACCTTAAAATTCATACTGGTGTGAAGCCGCATGTTTGCTCTTTTTGTGGAAGGGGTTTTTCACTACTGAAACATTTACAAGTTCACCAGATTATTCATACTGGTGTGAGGCCTCATGTTTGCTCTGACTGTGGGAAGACCTACACAACGTCCAGTGCCTTAAAATCACACCGGAGAATTCATACTGCAGAGAAACCATTCCAGAGTTTCACCCAAGTATCTAGTCTACAGACTCATACGGAAAGACGCTGTCTAAGTGATGAAAGCACTTGTGAAACAATGGCGGCGTCAGTCCaataa